The nucleotide sequence CAGACGTCGCTTTCCGAGGCATTGCTGCGCGAATTTGTCTCGCAGCGACTGGCTGGCTACAAGGTTCCCAACAAGATTCTGGTGCGCGATCAGCCGCTGCCGCGCAACCCTGCTGGAAAAATGCTCAAAGCTTCCATTCGCAAGGAATTTGAGCACCTGGTTGTGTGATTTTGATGAGTGAGATGCGCTGAAAATTTCAGTGCATCTGCATCCCTGTTTACCCTTGTGAAACCCGCTCCAGCGCAAGCTGCAGCGGGTTTTTCATTGGGGATTTGAAGTGCGAAAACTGGCTAGGGTCTGTCAGTAGTCTCATCAGACGATGGGAAAAAAGTTCGACAGAGCGAGTATCCGCTTGCCATCACAGGCGAGGCAAAAAGAGCAACAGATGGCGATGCCAGTTTGTAGCACTTTCAAAAAATAAGTTCCAGAACCTAGGAGACAGAGATGAAGTTTGTAGAAGCCAAGACTCAACTCGCGGTAGCAGTGGGTTTGATGCTTGCAACATCGGTATGGGCGAAGGTACCGGCAAGCGAGGCGGAGCAGCTGGGCAAAGAGCTGACATGCGTTGGCGCCATCAAGGCGGGCAACAAGGAAGGCACGATTCCCGAGTTCACCGGCAAGTGGGCAGGCGCGCCCGCTGGCGTGGCTCATACGCCCCATAGCGGCAAGCATCCTGTGGATGTCTATGCGAATGAAAAGCCAATTTTCAGCATCACGGCTGAAAATCTGGATAAGTATGCAGACAAGCTGAGTGATGGTCAGAAGGCCATGTTCAAGAAGTACCCTGCGACTTTCCGAATCCCCGTGTATCAGGGGCACCGTGATTTCCGTTACCCCGATTACGTCTGCGAAATTGCGAAGAAGAATGCTCTGGAATCGGAAGTGATTGAAAACGGCCTGGCGATCAAGGGCTATTTTGGTGCGATCAACTTCCCTATTCCCAAGAATGGTCTGGAGCTGCTCTGGAATAACCAGTTGCCAACGCGCGCAGCCTCTGAAACCATCATCCGTGACATGGCCAACGTGCTGTCCGATGGCTCCATGAGTTTTGGCCGCATGCTGAACCAGAATCTGGATCGAGTGAACGACCCGGAAAATCGTGGCAAGCCCGTGGAAGGCATTCAGGCATACAGCCAGACAAAGGGCTTGCTGCCAGAGCGTGAGAAAGGCGGGGTGACCAACTCGGTTGAACCCGTGAATTACGCGAAGGACAAGCGTCTGGCGTGGAGCTATGACCCCGGTACTCGTCGTGTGCGTCAGGTGCCTGAGTATGGTTTCGACCAGCCTATGACTGGTACCGGCGGCAAGATGACGATTGACTCGGATCGTTTCTTCAATGGCTCACCCGAGCGCTACAACTGGAAGTCGCTTGGCAAGAAGGAAATGTATGTTCCTGCCAATAACTTCAAGATTCACCAGCCAACCGTGAAGTACGCGGATCTGCTGAAAGTGAATCACGCAAATCCCGATTTCATGCGCTACGAACTGCGCCGCGTCTGGGTTCTGGAAGGCACCTTGAAGGAAGGCTTCCGCCATGTGTATGGCAAGCGTGTGATGTTCCTGGATGAGGACACCGGCCAGGCTGTGGTTTCGGACTTCTACGATGCCCGTGGTCAGTTGTGGCAGCACGCATTGATCAACTACTACTACTCGTACGACATCAATGCTTGGCATGCAGGAACTTCGTTCTATCACGACCTTAATTCCGGCGGCTACATGGGCTACAACCTTTTCCAGGAACGTCCCGTTGGACCGATTCTGAACAAGGGCAACCTGACCCCAGCCATGTACACGCCCGAAGCCGCACGTAACGCTGGCAACTAAGTTTTATCAACGAGCGACTGACTATGAAAAAAAACATGAAGAAACTCACCCCCATTGCAGTGGCCGCACTGCTGTCTCTGGGCATGGGTGCTGTTCACGCGGGGGAGACGATCGAATTTGGTGATGGCTACAAATTCGACTGGCGTCTGAACATGAGCTATGGCCTGGGTGTTCGCCTGGGGAACCCCTCTCCCGTGATTGCCTCTGATGGTAATAACAACTTTAAGAAGGGTTCGCTCACGGCAAATCGCCTGGGTGCAGTCTGGGAAAGCAAATTTTCCAAGGGCGACAGCGGCTTTGTTCTGAATGCAAGTACCTTCTATGACGATGTGTACCACCAGACCAATGACAACCCTAATAAGTACATTTCCACGGGCGGTACTCCCAACGAGTTCACGTCTGCAGCCAAGCGCTATGGTGGTGGCTATTCGCGTCTGCTCGATACGTATGCATACACCAGCTTCAACATGGGTGAAACCCGTGCCACGGTGCGTGTTGGTAAGCAGGTGGTGAACTGGGGCGAGTCCATGTACTTCGCCAATATCGCTGGAGCCCAAGGCCCCAGCGATGCGGCAAAGTCGGCTTCTCCTGGTGCTGAAATCAAGGAAATTCTGCTGCCTGAAGATCAGATCTCAGCGTCGCTGGAAGTCAGCCCCAAGCTCTCGCTGCTGGCGCACTACCAGTTTGGCTTCCATGAAACGCTTTTGCCAGCCGTTGGTATGTACACCAGCACTGCTAACGCTGTGGGCCCAGGCACTACCTGCGCATACAACGTGGGCGCTGCGTGCTACTCCAAGTACCGTGGAGATATTCGTCCGAGCAGTTCCGGCCAGTTTGGTATCGGTGGTCGCTATCGTGTGACGGATGAAACGGAAGTTGGCGTTTATTACCTGAACTACAACGATCGCTCTCCTAGTGTTATCAGCGATGGCCGAGGCGGTTACAACATCCGATATTTTGACGATATCAAGATGCTGGCCTCCACTGTGAGCACGACCTTTGGTAAGTTCTCGGCATTCGGTGAAGCCAGCTACCGCAAGGGCACTCCCGTGTCTGTGAATTTAACGGCGGGATCGACTACCGGTACTGTGGTTCGCGGCGATGTGATTCAAGGTAACGTGGGTGGCATCTTCAATATCGGGCGCACCGGTTTTGCGGATGACGTTAGCTTGGCTGCTGAAGTTTCTGGTTCTCGAGTGATGAGCGTGGATCAAGGCAGCACTGCTGCCATGAACTACCAGACGCGTAACTCTCTGGTTGCTGGTGCGACACTGACACTGGGCTATCCAGGTATCTTCGAAGGCTGGGATTTGACCGTGCCTATCAGCTACCAGAGCCAGATCAGTGGCCGTGCGACTGTGGGGACTTTCGGTGGTGGTCAGGGTGACAGCCGTCTGAGCATCGGTGCGACATTTGTGCGTAAGAGCAATCTGTCCATCAACGTTGCCTACATCAACTACTTAGGCAATCCTTCGATGGATACATTGCGCTATCGCACCATGACAGACCGCGACCAGCTGTCTGTAACTGCCAAGTACTCGTTCTGATTTTCAGCAACGAGCCCTCTCACAAAAGCCCGGGCCTCCCGGGCTTTTGTGTCTGAGATGGGAGTAAGCAAATGCAATTCATGATCCCTCAGAAATGGTCTGTGCTGGCCCTGGCTGCATCTGCGTTATGCGCAGCTTCTGCCAGCGCGCAGTCCATGTTCGATGCCTTGCCGCCTCTGCCCAAGGTGATTCCGATGATGCCGCCTACCGAGCTTCACAGCGATACCCAGGGTGAGATCAAATTCAAATCCAGCAGTCCGTATGACCTGGATGTGCTACTTAGTCAGCCCGCCAAGGCCGAACCCACGATGGGCATGGGCAAGCTGTTCTTGCCCAAGGGCGCCAGTGCGAAGAAGCAGGTTCCTGCCATGGTCGTTTTGCCTGGTGGTGCTGGTGCCATTCCCGGGCGTGAGAATGAAACTGCGCAGATGCTGGCGGACAACGGCATTGCGGCGCTGCTGGTC is from Comamonas fluminis and encodes:
- a CDS encoding DUF1329 domain-containing protein; translated protein: MKFVEAKTQLAVAVGLMLATSVWAKVPASEAEQLGKELTCVGAIKAGNKEGTIPEFTGKWAGAPAGVAHTPHSGKHPVDVYANEKPIFSITAENLDKYADKLSDGQKAMFKKYPATFRIPVYQGHRDFRYPDYVCEIAKKNALESEVIENGLAIKGYFGAINFPIPKNGLELLWNNQLPTRAASETIIRDMANVLSDGSMSFGRMLNQNLDRVNDPENRGKPVEGIQAYSQTKGLLPEREKGGVTNSVEPVNYAKDKRLAWSYDPGTRRVRQVPEYGFDQPMTGTGGKMTIDSDRFFNGSPERYNWKSLGKKEMYVPANNFKIHQPTVKYADLLKVNHANPDFMRYELRRVWVLEGTLKEGFRHVYGKRVMFLDEDTGQAVVSDFYDARGQLWQHALINYYYSYDINAWHAGTSFYHDLNSGGYMGYNLFQERPVGPILNKGNLTPAMYTPEAARNAGN
- a CDS encoding DUF1302 domain-containing protein, which produces MKKLTPIAVAALLSLGMGAVHAGETIEFGDGYKFDWRLNMSYGLGVRLGNPSPVIASDGNNNFKKGSLTANRLGAVWESKFSKGDSGFVLNASTFYDDVYHQTNDNPNKYISTGGTPNEFTSAAKRYGGGYSRLLDTYAYTSFNMGETRATVRVGKQVVNWGESMYFANIAGAQGPSDAAKSASPGAEIKEILLPEDQISASLEVSPKLSLLAHYQFGFHETLLPAVGMYTSTANAVGPGTTCAYNVGAACYSKYRGDIRPSSSGQFGIGGRYRVTDETEVGVYYLNYNDRSPSVISDGRGGYNIRYFDDIKMLASTVSTTFGKFSAFGEASYRKGTPVSVNLTAGSTTGTVVRGDVIQGNVGGIFNIGRTGFADDVSLAAEVSGSRVMSVDQGSTAAMNYQTRNSLVAGATLTLGYPGIFEGWDLTVPISYQSQISGRATVGTFGGGQGDSRLSIGATFVRKSNLSINVAYINYLGNPSMDTLRYRTMTDRDQLSVTAKYSF